One window of Robiginitalea biformata HTCC2501 genomic DNA carries:
- the gldF gene encoding gliding motility-associated ABC transporter permease subunit GldF produces the protein MFAVFKKEFSSFFSSPVGYLVMGIFLVITGLFLWVFRGPFNIIDYGFADLSLFFLLAPWAFLLLIPAVCMRSFAEERKLGTLELLLSRPVSTGRLVLGKFLGVCALIGVTLLPTLLYVLAVHQLGATAGNLDTGLVWGSYAGLLLLMGLYAAIGLFASSLTENQIAAFMLAVAGCFLFYQGFDSLATLFPDGGTALFIRELGIRAHYEAIGQGIVDSRDLLYFISLGVFFLFLTTRRLNAYRQ, from the coding sequence ATGTTTGCAGTCTTTAAAAAAGAATTTTCGTCCTTCTTTTCGTCCCCGGTAGGATACCTGGTTATGGGGATTTTCCTGGTAATCACCGGGCTGTTCCTCTGGGTATTCCGCGGGCCGTTTAACATCATCGATTACGGATTCGCCGATCTGAGCCTGTTTTTTTTACTGGCCCCCTGGGCGTTTTTGTTATTGATCCCGGCGGTTTGCATGCGGTCATTTGCCGAGGAACGCAAACTCGGAACCCTGGAGTTGCTCCTGAGCCGACCGGTCTCCACAGGCCGCCTGGTCCTGGGGAAGTTCCTAGGGGTTTGCGCCCTAATCGGGGTCACCCTCCTCCCTACCCTGCTCTACGTCCTGGCCGTCCACCAGCTTGGGGCAACAGCGGGCAACCTGGACACCGGCCTGGTCTGGGGGTCTTATGCGGGCCTGCTCCTGCTGATGGGGTTATACGCGGCCATCGGTTTGTTTGCCTCGAGCCTTACCGAAAACCAGATTGCCGCTTTTATGCTGGCTGTGGCAGGCTGTTTCCTGTTTTATCAGGGATTCGATAGCCTGGCCACCCTCTTCCCCGACGGGGGTACGGCCCTGTTTATCCGGGAACTGGGAATCCGGGCACACTACGAGGCTATCGGACAGGGAATTGTAGACAGCAGGGACCTGCTATATTTTATCAGCCTGGGGGTTTTCTTCCTCTTTTTGACCACCCGGCGGCTAAATGCGTACCGACAATGA
- a CDS encoding putative quinol monooxygenase, whose translation MLTRIVQMTFKTENIPSFERIFRDSSATIRASKGCRHLELYRDMHHPNTFFTYSLWDTEQDLENYRNSEFFREVWGRTRQLFSEKPRAWSLGKHNEFQS comes from the coding sequence ATGCTTACGCGAATCGTACAAATGACCTTTAAAACCGAAAATATTCCTAGTTTTGAGCGAATTTTCAGGGATTCTTCGGCAACCATCCGGGCGTCCAAAGGATGCCGGCACCTGGAGCTTTACCGAGACATGCATCATCCCAATACGTTTTTTACCTACAGCCTCTGGGATACCGAACAAGACCTGGAGAATTACCGGAATTCGGAGTTTTTTCGGGAAGTCTGGGGAAGGACCCGCCAGCTTTTTTCGGAAAAGCCCAGGGCATGGAGCCTGGGGAAACACAACGAATTTCAATCCTGA
- a CDS encoding SAM hydrolase/SAM-dependent halogenase family protein — MPIITLTTDFGLKDHFVGTIKGTIHKELRDAVIVDISHQVNPFHIQECAYLLKNAYKAFPEGTIHIVGVDSERTPETTHLAVKVDGHYFVTADNGVISLIVEEVRPEKVVEISLPGTVQDAFPVLSVFVPAACHLARGGTPEVIGKPFGKLRHYKEFAPRVTNDGDTIVGSVIYIDNYGNVVTNIQRSLFDAYRKGRSFTLEARNQKLTAIHDRYSGFINFDLDRAQRRGPGDLLALFNSSGYVELAIYKSNLNTVGGAATLLGLDYRDTVFINFQ; from the coding sequence GGAGCTCAGGGATGCCGTGATCGTAGATATTTCCCACCAGGTAAACCCCTTCCACATTCAGGAGTGCGCCTACCTGCTTAAAAATGCATACAAGGCCTTTCCCGAGGGGACAATCCATATCGTCGGAGTCGATTCGGAACGCACCCCGGAGACCACCCACCTGGCCGTCAAGGTAGACGGCCACTATTTTGTAACCGCGGACAATGGGGTGATTAGCCTGATCGTTGAAGAAGTCCGGCCGGAGAAGGTCGTGGAAATCAGCCTGCCGGGAACCGTCCAGGATGCGTTTCCCGTGTTGAGCGTTTTTGTGCCCGCCGCCTGCCACCTGGCCCGGGGAGGCACCCCGGAAGTCATCGGGAAACCCTTTGGAAAACTGCGTCACTACAAAGAGTTCGCCCCCCGGGTAACTAACGACGGCGACACAATCGTAGGCAGCGTCATCTACATCGACAATTACGGCAACGTGGTCACCAATATCCAACGTAGCCTCTTTGACGCCTACCGCAAAGGCCGCTCCTTTACCCTGGAGGCGCGAAACCAGAAATTAACCGCCATCCACGACCGGTACAGCGGGTTTATCAATTTTGACCTGGACCGGGCACAGCGCAGGGGCCCGGGCGACCTGCTGGCGCTTTTCAATTCCTCCGGGTATGTGGAACTCGCTATTTACAAAAGCAACCTGAACACGGTTGGGGGGGCTGCGACCCTCCTGGGCCTGGACTATCGGGATACCGTATTCATCAATTTCCAGTAA